From Oncorhynchus masou masou isolate Uvic2021 chromosome 7, UVic_Omas_1.1, whole genome shotgun sequence, one genomic window encodes:
- the LOC135543413 gene encoding programmed cell death protein 10-B-like, protein MTMEEMRIETETNSMVSMTLYAVMYPVFNELERINLSAAQTLRAAFIKAERENPGLTQDIIMKILEKKNVQINYTESLLRMAADDVEEFLVDRPEQEFQDLNEKSRALKHILSKIPDEINDRVRFLQTIKDIASAIKELLDTVNNVFKKYHYQNRRALEHQKKEFVKYSKSFSDTLKTYFKDGKAINVFISANRLIHQTNLILQTFKTVI, encoded by the exons ATGACCATGGAAGAGATGAGGATTGAAACCGAGACAAACTCCATGGTCTCCATGACGCTATACGCTGTCATGTACCCCGTTTTTAACGAG CTGGAGAGGATCAACTTGTCAGCTGCCCAGACTCTGAGAGCAGCCTTTATCAAG GCGGAGAGGGAGAACCCAGGCCTAACTCAGGACATCATAATGAAAATTCTGGAGAAGAAAAACGTTCAGATAAACTACACAGAGTCTCTGCTGCGCATGGCTGCAGATGatgtggaag agttcTTAGTGGACAGGCCAGAGCAGGAGTTCCAGGACCTAAATGAGAAATCCAGAGCTCTGAAACACATCCTCAGTAAGATACCTGACGAGATCAACGACAGGGTACGCTTCCTACAGACAATTAA AGACATTGCCAGTGCTATAAAGGAGCTCCTGGATACAGTCAATAACGTCTTTAAGAAATACCACTACCAGAACCGTAGG GCTCTTGAGCACCAGAAGAAGGAGTTTGTCAAATACTCCAAAAGCTTCAGCGACACCCTCAAAACATACTTCAAAGATGGAAA GGCGATCAACGTGTTCATCAGTGCGAACAGACTGATCCACCAAACCAACCTCATTCTGCAGACCTTCAAGACCGTCATATAG